The Vicinamibacterales bacterium genome has a segment encoding these proteins:
- a CDS encoding metallophosphoesterase: MSTSHVVRPFGRFLVALISVAGVQIASAVDVTLPNRTGSVRFAVLGDFGSGDELEYQVASQMAAFRARFPFEFVITTGDNIIGSQDDPADFAEKFERPFEALLAAGVRFFATLGNHDKPANRSYPRWNMNGRRYYTFAFKNVRFFALDSNRPDRAELAWLDEALRNSSEDWKICYFHHPLYSNGVKHGPALELRVLFEPLLVRHGVDVVFSGHDHVYERLTPQAGIAYFVTGSGGQDVHSLRLSPTTAASFDREHTFTAVEVNGADLFFQTVSRSGITVDAGVIRKRAREATGGGR, from the coding sequence GCCCTTCGGCCGATTCCTGGTGGCGCTGATCTCGGTTGCAGGCGTGCAGATCGCAAGCGCCGTCGACGTCACCCTGCCGAACAGGACGGGCTCGGTGAGATTCGCCGTACTTGGCGATTTCGGCTCCGGCGACGAGCTCGAGTACCAGGTCGCCTCTCAGATGGCGGCGTTCCGGGCGCGCTTTCCCTTCGAGTTCGTGATCACGACCGGCGACAACATCATCGGCAGCCAGGATGACCCCGCCGACTTTGCCGAGAAGTTCGAGCGCCCGTTCGAGGCCCTGCTCGCCGCCGGCGTGCGGTTCTTCGCGACGCTCGGCAACCACGACAAGCCGGCGAACCGGTCCTATCCCCGCTGGAACATGAATGGCCGGCGGTACTACACGTTCGCGTTCAAGAACGTCCGGTTCTTCGCGCTCGACTCGAACCGTCCCGATCGGGCGGAGCTCGCCTGGCTCGATGAGGCGCTGCGCAACTCGAGCGAGGACTGGAAGATCTGCTACTTCCACCATCCTCTGTACTCCAACGGCGTGAAGCACGGTCCGGCGCTCGAACTCCGAGTGCTGTTCGAACCGCTGCTGGTTCGCCATGGCGTGGACGTGGTGTTCTCGGGCCACGACCATGTCTACGAGCGCCTCACGCCGCAAGCGGGGATCGCGTACTTCGTGACCGGCTCTGGCGGACAGGATGTCCACTCGCTGCGGCTGAGCCCGACCACGGCGGCGTCGTTCGATCGCGAGCACACGTTCACTGCCGTCGAAGTGAACGGCGCCGACCTGTTCTTCCAGACCGTATCGCGCTCCGGCATCACGGTTGACGCCGGCGTCATCCGGAAGCGCGCGCGCGAGGCCACCGGGGGCGGGCGATGA